DNA sequence from the Schistocerca serialis cubense isolate TAMUIC-IGC-003099 chromosome 9, iqSchSeri2.2, whole genome shotgun sequence genome:
TACACAGCCATGAAGGAAATCACCAAAATTTTCCAGATAACtgaaacaaaatttatattgaTGCTTCCGATGATGCTCTGGCTGTACCGTGGAGAATCTGGTAGAAATTTACTACGAGTTTGATATGGTGCAGGTGCTGCAAGAAATAAAAAGGTATTGTAGCCATCTACTTGCTGCTACATGCATGGCCCAATAAATCCTACAATTTATATTTAAATAGAGCCTCAGTGAGTCATTATCATGTACATCACTTATAATTCAGTACTTCTTCGCCTTTTGTGTCTGTCTTATCATCCGAGAGAAGTTTTtctaaactgaaactaataaatTATGTTCACTCTACCATGAATCAAGAACGACTAGCCAATCAGTCCATCTTGTCAGCGGAAAGAAAagcttcaaataaaataaatttggatgAAGTTGTTGAATATCAATAAAATAAAGGCACGAAaacatgtactctaataataacagtaataactacTACCTCGTACAAAGGTCACGAAagtaacagaattgtaattgtacaaGCTTTGTTTCCAGAGGTATAAAAGAGGTAATTTTCTTATTCTATTATTTATTACTCATTTACACTGTGTCTGAAGGTTGCTATGCTACATGCTGATTCGTGGTCTAAGATTCTCACCTACAGCTTCAAGTATTTGTATTACAATTATTAGAGCGTGGAgcacacacattataaatactTGATTTTTTGTCAGCCATTACATCTGTGTTATTCATTTTTTACGAAATGTTCATTACAAATACATAAACTGTGGGACTCgtttagtttgcccccccccccccccccccccagcgatcGTCGGGCTTAGTCCACCACTGCTGATGCCATCATTGTTACAGATTTCTTTCTGTTTACATTTGGAATTCCCTTTGTTACATATACATGTACATCTTACGTACTTTTGGCGTGCAACAGTGAGACAAATGCATCGTCAGGAGAGCATacgggaagtgtggtaggaccattCTTGTTCTATATATGCAAGGTGGAACTAGTGCAAATGCAAAACCATTTACCATACGGGTTCCAAACTTTATGCACTGACGCTAAGGCTGTGCGCTGCGGGATTTGCGTTGttggtagtgttagtgtcatgacttgctattaggcgccggtactggtacggcgacatgTAGTTGAAACATAAGCACCCGTATGTATTGCAGTTGCAGACAGCATGGATCTGGACAAGGCGAGCAGGGTTtttctcgtaaagctgttttaccacaacaacagcaattgtgctgctgctcttcgcaaaTATCGACACATTAACGCAATATGGAGAAGTCCACTTTTCGCTCCAGGGTTGAAGAACAAGATTTGGAAGTTCAAATTAACTGTTTTTTGGGAATAATTCCTGGGGGTGCCGACTGTCAATTGCACCAAAGATTGTTGAAGTTTCTATTGTCATGGCTGAGAATACTGTACGCAGTGCGCGACCTTCAAGCAGTAAACGAGCTGTGTCTTGACAGCTGAACATTGCACAAGTTTTTCTACCATGTTTCGTTGTCCCACAATCTTTCGTTTTTCACGGAGTCCCTCTCAAGTAGcgtaagtttaattataatcgccctgcACATAGGCAACTTGATGGATAGGGTGATCAGTAATCTCTGACTGTTTGCTGACGACGTTTTAGTATATGGCAAAGTGTCACTGAGAGAttgtatgaggatacaagatgacctgcatagaatttatatttggtgtgatgaaAAGCAACTTTCCCTAAACGTgggaaaatgtaggttaatgcagatgagtaggaaacacaatcccgtaatatttgaatacagtattagtggtatgctgcttgacacaaAAACATTGATTCTATATCaaagtgtaacattgcaaagcaacatgaaatggaacaGCATGTAAAGTCAGTTGTAGGGAAGTCGAATGGTCGACTGACTTTCGTTTATTGAGAATTCGAGGTAAAGGTTGCTCTTCTCTAAAGTAGACTGCTTACAGAACACTTATGCAACCCACTCTTGAGTGCTGCCCATTTGTTTGGGGCCCCCGCCAGGTCGGCAGAATGGAAGACGTCAAAAGAATACAGAAgcttgctgatagatttgttactggtaggctctATCTACACGCTAGTATAACGGAAGTGCTCCGTGAACCCAAATGGGATTCCCTGGAGGGAAGAGGCAGACTGCAGATAGATTCTACAGTCATCCGTGTAAATCTCGTGTGATCCCTACGAAGAGAAAGTATTACAAATCAATATTCGTGCAAAATAATATACACAGTCCCTTTTTCCTTCAAGCCATTTGCTAGTGCAAAAGGAAAAGCGGATTACTAACAGAAGTACAAGCTAAcatccgccacgcactgtatgtatgtagacgtagatatgtGTGTTCTTGTACGAGTGATGGTAAGTTTACCTTAATATTGGAACATTGAAATGTATTTAACACATTTTTACATAAACCTAAAAATTTGTAAACCTTGCAAATTATTCTTATTTTTCCGGAATTTGTGCATCCCAACTTTCTGCGCCTAGTGTTATCCCATTTGAAAGTTTTCTCGATATTTGGAAATCGTTTAATAGAGGTGGAACGTGGGTATCGTCCCAGTATTCACCCAGTCAAACattggaaaccgcctaaaaactgcaTCCATGCTggcagcgccggctttagggtggggcgactggggcggtcgcccagggcgccggggcccaaggggcgccacgtactaaacgcatgtaaaaaaaaattacaatttacagtcacccatttcgcgaaactaaaatattattcagtctcattcaacatacgtcgctaatctcacgaatgcgcgatgaattcggggtagcagaagagaaatcatgctgaatgcaatcttcgcattgtctgcaaccatccatgtttgacgcgggctagcacgggctctaccaaagcacctctcttatttgtttcaagaactgcaacaaggaagagcccatgcagccgcaccatctctcgtttacaacagaaactaccggtcgctccaaataaaagaaaatacagactgtgaaatatacattacattacgatttaattaatacgaatgtatttatatcgaatatttgtgacttaatgactcatgtacattaattaatagatcatgcaatgcgtgcactgcattcatagagaattctcctctaacttactgaaataatacagcgccacacaatgtttgttagactgcatatgttggcagcgctacgatttgcacccgcatgtcagtaattgtcagtaagagtcggaggcagcggtcatgttttcgtggctgaataattgtgagtgaaacgagtgtcgtgactatgtcaacattttaattttctggtatgtgcgaaaaacatttttatctttcagttcaggtttttttctagttacgtctactgataggtgaatttctttatttgttatagatcgaatattgtggtcgcgaaatagagcattgtccaagcaataatttgtcaaattattaaatcatgccagaagaaaaggaaatgattaaaaaaaagctttctggttcagaaaatcggaaaagaaaagctgaaaaagaaaaagttcttgaagaaactaaaaagcacatgaatatttgtAAGTACCtcaaaggaaattctaaggcaaatacttcagatattgaatcaaaagtccatttatcagcaaatatttcttcagactgtgaacaattatacacaaaaaatatacaatcacctattgaaggtgatcaaattgaccagcacagtacatctttgcatgaatcctctgatatttctccaagtcaaaatcaacacatgacatctgtggtcgatgaaagtatcaacgttcttgcaataaaagaatacaatgtttctgatgtaggtacgtggccaaaagtacttaatgctagagatatagatcgcattataatatgtggaccctcacaagtatgtctaaataactttccaaaagatgaaaatgggcgtcatttcccttcaactcattacacaagaaaactatcaaacgaagaaactatcagacgacggtggctagtatattctgtatcaaacgacagtgtcttttgcttttgttgtcgactgtttgatttaaagtcaactactaatttgactaccactgtgggtttcagaaattggaaacttctaagtgaagctctgaaactgcatgaaaatagtcctaaccacaaaaaagcatttactcaatggactgaagctgaaatcaggtttaaagctggattaactgttgacaaggaagaacaaaagctaatttctaaagaaagtttacgatggagcaatgcgcttcaaagattgatgcacattactttgtatttggctgaaaataatatggcattcagagggttatcagataaattatttaccccaaataatggaaaattcttaggtcttgtacagttattggcaaagtttgatccagtcatggaagagcacgtcagactggcattgaatggtgatttggctgaccattattgcggcaaaaatatacaaaatgaattaatagaactcatggcatcacacgttatgtctacaatcgtatcccgcataaagggttcaaagtattatgcaatcatagctgactgtactccagatataagccacaaagaacaactttcgataactttaagatgcgccgacataacagagaatggcgtaagtgtaaaagaacatttcatctcatttctgcaaatagatgatacaaccggtgaaggcctcacagaaagcattttaaaaacattgagttatcttgaccttaacattaatgactgcagaggacagggctacgataacggcgcgaacatgaaggggaaaaataaaggcgtccagaacagaattaagaagttaaatccactagctttttttgtgccatgtggatgccatagttataatttggtattgtgtgatgcggcaaaatcatcagtaaaatccgtgacactgttcggaatgttacaaaaaatgtttaatctatttgctggatcggtaaatagatggaaaattttgaccgaccatttgaagatatacaccctgaaaaatgtaagtgacacacgctgggaagctcgaattgatagcgtcaaagcggttcgttatcaattatgcgaaatacatgacgctttggtttccttggccgatgctactgaacaaagcgatgctgcggtgtcacacgaagcgacaacactaggaggacaattaaaagacttccgcttcattgtttctctcgtgacatggtatgatgttctgtttcaaattaacgttgtgagtaaagcaagtcagtcacccacaatcaactttgtccagtttatgggaatccttgacaaatgttgctcttatttggaaacatatagacaaacaggtttcgaacaagctattgtaacagcaactgaactggcttcggatcttgatacgcagccattatttaaaccacaaatgcgattaagacgtattaaacgcaggccgggtgaagaggctgttgatgatcaaataactgacccaaaagagaagtttaaagtagagttttcaatgcactgttggacaccgtgcacatatccatgaaagaaagatttgaacagatgcaagaattttctgcgacgtggagtttcttgtttgacattaaaaaaaatcaaaataaagaagaactaatacaatgatgttctaaattaaaagaaaagttaactgtcaacatgaagtcagatattgatggaaatttgctgtgcgacgaaattttaggcctgcaacactatctcgaagacagccaggcaacgcctattgaagccttaaacttcataaaaaagcataatcttcaagagttatatcccaacatctggataaagttacgtattttgctaacaataccagtgactgtcgcaagcggcgaacgcagtttttccaaactgaagttaataaatacgtacttgcggtctacaatgtctcaaacaagactaactagtttggcctcactgtccattgaaaatgaagttgcagaaaacctggactttgctaatctgatcagagactttgccgacagaaaagcgagaaaagtaaaattttagtcgtttataattgtttttcattaggcgtaatatgttttgtgttcagatgactgacagaaaatataggtttatggcttacagttatattaaattcaataaaaatatggtacccaattcaaaattagtgttttttcgttatacatattacctcctatatatcaaaatcaattgttgtgtgttagtctcaccaaaacaaagaaatggcgtgaccaatttgaataatttttgttttgttttgttcgctttagtacaggggtgcttcagaaaagaaaagaaatatttgggatatacgagcctgtttcaaccacattttacgcatcttttctttgtttggaagacgcaaaaacaattttctggagttgttgtagatgtacagtgcagtactacgcaatatttttagacaatttcccaaaacgtgaatgcccaaacaatatatcactgctatactgactgttacggcagcgacagcagcatgctggactgacgtcacaggctacacaagactcacatggagcgtcttagcgggctttcagattatttggatttcatttccatttaaaaaaataaaatactcaaatttacgatggaaaaaaccatgttatgatcataagatgacgccattaaccacttaagacgatttctagaaaacagtcaaataccgtgttgcaaagcactgccaggttcgctatttatacaataaagggcgccaactggacgactcgcccggggcacctggatggctaaggccggccctgcatgctggccagcacaccggccctcgtcgttgtACGCGGCTTCGGTTCTGGGCCAGCGCGCCTCCGCGAATCCCAGAACCGGCGTGCTAACGCGCGTGGCTACCAAGCCTGGCACAGTATTGTTCCCAAATTTTAACTTGTCACATCATCGCTGGGGTGTGGTGATCGCAGTACTGTTAGTCGTTTAAATTTTTGCTGTCACAATCACAAATGTATTTTTAATTACATATGATTGGTTTCAACGTCATATGCACTATTATCAGATATAAAATGCTTGGCAACAAATTGCACGTAAATGCACAATTATAAACACATTATCCTTCCAAATGGCGCATTCTACATCTACTCATAATGCTGACATGTTGCTTCCACTGTTTAAAACTCTTAATGTTTTCCTGTGGTCGGTGATGGTGTTAACGCATATTTGTACGTCACAGTGAGGAGACTGATagctttatagatttttatgtgtTGTTTGTTACTTCTCTTGCGAAGAGTAATAACGACACCATTATTCCATTATTTTGGGAATTTGTACTtttacaaatgttttgtagaaaaatTTTGCACGTACCTTTTGTATAATTTTCTCTCCACCTTTAAACATCTCTATAGAAATATCATAATCCCTGGTGTCTTCTTCACACCTCATATTGCTTTTTAGATCTTATCCGGCATTacttcagaactgctactaatttctttgttaactATGTGTTTTTACCTATCAAAACACTTGAAGAAATCTTAAGATTACATAACTTTCTCTCTGTATGTATATGCAAAAAAACCTTTCAATGTtgtaaaaaacatacatttttcacaacTGTCGAAACGAGATATGACATTCTTATCTCACAATCAGCGCAGCATGCCACAGTTACTGCACAAAATTTGATCAGAAGGAAGTGCAGCTGATGCTTAATGGTGGCTTTACTATGGAAAAATGGTGTGTATTTAAGTAAATAGTGACCGAGGCATAAAGTAGATGTTACTTTCACATTATCGTCAGTACTCGATAAGATGTCTCGTTATGAACGATGGATTTATATCGTCTATTCGTGTATAGCAAATGCAGGCCTTTATAACTCTAATACTGTTATTTCGTGTTTGTTTCAGTTGAAGAAGTACAGAGGAAGTGGAAGTCTATCAGAGATTATTACACGcgggagaagagaagagaagcggaTGGCCTTTGTTCAATACCTTCAAACAGACTAAAGAGAAATCCATATTTTGAGTTGATGACTTTTTTCCAGCCATCGAGAAGATCAACAAAATCGTTGGTGAAGTACCAGCATGAACCATCTGAAGAATATGTTACCGAAGAATTAAGTGAGGACTTCACAGAAGGGTTCAGCAACCAGTCACAAGAAGCAACTCAACTGCAGGGGTACTCGCTACAGGAGGTTCCAACGAAAAAACGTAGAGCTATTAGCTATACAGAAAGCACAGACGAAGTTGAGGCATATTACCAGGAAACAACTGCAGATGTCGACGCTAACAAAAGCTTCTTGCTGTCTTTTGTACCTGAAATGCAGAGAATGACAGAACGTCAAAATTTTGAATTTCGTATGGCAATAATGAACGCATTAAACAAGATTGTGTACCAAATACCTGCGGACTCGGGAAACTCTTAATAATTTGGAATGTATTACATGTAGCATTCTTGCGACTGTTTACAGTTTAACCAAAC
Encoded proteins:
- the LOC126419897 gene encoding uncharacterized protein LOC126419897, which codes for MLDNATLILAVKKRPCLWDTSHKYYTDQAVKRRAWEDIAKSFFEDWDEIPPSDQQAAVEEVQRKWKSIRDYYTREKRREADGLCSIPSNRLKRNPYFELMTFFQPSRRSTKSLVKYQHEPSEEYVTEELSEDFTEGFSNQSQEATQLQGYSLQEVPTKKRRAISYTESTDEVEAYYQETTADVDANKSFLLSFVPEMQRMTERQNFEFRMAIMNALNKIVYQIPADSGNS